Proteins found in one Micromonospora sp. WMMD1082 genomic segment:
- the dcd gene encoding dCTP deaminase, whose translation MLLSDRDLVSEIKAGTLALEPFEPTLVQPSSIDVRLDTLFRVFNNHLYTHIDPATRQDDLTSAVEVPDGEPFVLHPGEFVLASTLEVISLGDQLAGRLEGKSSLGRLGLLTHSTAGFIDPGFSGHVTLELSNVANLPITLWPGMKIGQLCVFRLSSPAEHPYGSAVYGSRYQGQRGPTPSRAWQNWRTWPTR comes from the coding sequence ATGCTGCTCTCCGACCGGGACCTGGTCTCCGAGATCAAGGCAGGCACGCTGGCGCTCGAACCGTTCGAGCCCACGCTGGTGCAGCCGTCCAGCATCGACGTACGCCTGGACACGTTGTTCCGGGTCTTCAACAACCACCTGTACACCCACATCGACCCGGCCACCCGGCAGGACGACCTGACCTCGGCGGTCGAGGTGCCCGACGGCGAGCCCTTCGTGCTGCACCCGGGTGAGTTCGTGCTCGCCTCCACGCTGGAGGTAATCTCGCTGGGCGACCAGCTCGCCGGCCGGCTTGAGGGCAAGTCGAGCCTTGGGCGGCTCGGCCTGCTCACCCACTCCACCGCCGGCTTCATCGACCCCGGCTTCTCCGGCCATGTCACCCTGGAGCTGTCCAACGTGGCCAACCTGCCGATCACTCTCTGGCCCGGCATGAAGATCGGCCAGCTCTGCGTCTTCCGGCTCTCCTCGCCGGCCGAGCACCCGTACGGTTCGGCCGTCTACGGCTCGCGCTACCAGGGCCAGCGCGGCCCGACGCCGAGCCGCGCGTGGCAGAACTGGCGCACCTGGCCCACCCGCTGA
- a CDS encoding zinc metalloprotease encodes MGLRPVLLSRRMTGIASTSLALVLGVAAVGLLPAATTTASPASAAVTADEVCADPTGTLARAKGGTAVEHDPNELTIAQVHQREAEFADLLQERAKRVGQRTLSTQAAAASVTIPVVVHVIRRDTTRAGGNIPDSMIQSQISVLNQSFSGATGGAATAFAFQLQSINRVTNTSWYPIRQGSTAERQMKTQLRQGGKATLNVYLGQLSNNLLGWATFPQSNLNVMDGVVVLSESLPGGTATNYNQGDTGTHEVGHWLNLYHTFQGGCSGQGDQVADTPAEASPASGCPTGRDTCSSPGLDPITNFMDYSYDTCMYQFTPGQATRMINAWNAYRA; translated from the coding sequence ATGGGACTACGTCCCGTCCTGCTGAGCCGGCGTATGACCGGCATCGCATCGACGTCACTCGCGCTGGTGCTGGGCGTGGCCGCGGTCGGCCTGCTGCCGGCCGCCACCACGACCGCGAGCCCGGCATCGGCCGCCGTCACCGCCGACGAGGTGTGTGCGGACCCGACGGGCACGCTGGCCCGGGCCAAGGGCGGCACCGCCGTCGAGCACGACCCGAACGAGCTGACCATCGCGCAGGTCCACCAGCGCGAGGCCGAGTTCGCCGACCTGCTCCAGGAGCGGGCCAAGCGGGTCGGGCAGCGTACGTTGAGCACCCAGGCAGCCGCCGCCTCCGTCACCATCCCGGTCGTGGTGCACGTGATCCGCCGGGACACCACCCGGGCCGGCGGGAACATCCCCGACTCGATGATCCAGTCGCAGATCAGCGTGCTGAACCAGTCGTTCAGCGGCGCGACGGGCGGGGCCGCCACCGCCTTCGCCTTCCAGTTGCAGAGCATCAACCGGGTCACCAACACGTCGTGGTACCCGATCCGGCAGGGCTCGACGGCCGAGCGTCAGATGAAGACCCAGCTGCGTCAGGGCGGCAAGGCGACGCTCAACGTCTACCTCGGCCAGCTGAGCAACAACCTGCTCGGCTGGGCGACCTTCCCGCAGAGCAACCTGAACGTGATGGACGGCGTGGTCGTGCTGAGCGAGTCGCTGCCCGGTGGCACCGCCACCAACTACAACCAGGGCGACACCGGCACCCACGAGGTCGGGCACTGGCTGAACCTCTACCACACCTTCCAGGGCGGCTGCTCCGGTCAGGGCGACCAGGTCGCGGACACCCCCGCCGAGGCCTCACCGGCCAGCGGCTGCCCGACCGGTCGGGACACCTGCTCCAGCCCGGGCCTGGACCCGATCACCAACTTCATGGACTACTCGTACGACACCTGCATGTACCAGTTCACCCCGGGTCAGGCCACCCGGATGATCAACGCCTGGAACGCCTACCGCGCCTAG
- a CDS encoding NlpC/P60 family protein, protein MAHHAPRPPSQRPALPGRPPDAPRFRWYRCTTALAALAATAVILTGGAAAAQADPTVADIERQIDEDWNRLEPVIERHNATRQDLAAKRRQADALAARMAPLERQVDEAMDRVGRLAAGAYKGEQVRAVNTLLGSRSPGEVIEQLGLLDRYARYQQEDVRHASGLRDELAAAKAGLDRTINQLARTEAELAEKRRQIDAEIDRLQRLRTQAYGRGSGGPLRPAPCPAGYPGGPAGEAVTFACAQIGKPYSWGAEGPNAYDCSGLMLASWARAGVALPHNAARQRQVTASVSRSALRPGDLVFYYRDLHHVGMYVGGGWVVHASRAGQPVKMKRLDGSPIHSFGRPG, encoded by the coding sequence GTGGCACACCATGCCCCGCGGCCACCGTCGCAGCGGCCCGCCTTGCCGGGCCGCCCGCCGGATGCGCCGCGTTTCCGCTGGTACCGCTGCACCACCGCACTTGCCGCACTCGCCGCGACCGCCGTGATCCTGACCGGTGGCGCGGCAGCGGCCCAGGCCGATCCGACGGTCGCCGACATCGAGCGCCAGATCGACGAGGACTGGAACCGGCTCGAACCCGTCATCGAACGGCACAACGCCACCCGACAGGACCTGGCCGCGAAGCGGCGGCAGGCCGACGCCCTCGCCGCCCGGATGGCACCACTGGAACGCCAGGTGGACGAGGCGATGGACCGGGTCGGCCGGCTGGCCGCCGGGGCGTACAAGGGAGAGCAGGTACGGGCCGTCAACACCCTGCTGGGCAGCCGGTCGCCGGGCGAGGTCATCGAACAGCTCGGCCTGCTCGACCGCTACGCCCGCTACCAGCAGGAGGACGTGCGGCACGCGAGTGGCCTGCGCGACGAACTCGCCGCCGCCAAGGCCGGACTGGACCGCACCATCAACCAACTGGCCCGCACCGAGGCCGAACTCGCGGAGAAGCGGCGGCAGATCGACGCCGAGATCGACCGGTTGCAGCGGCTGCGCACCCAGGCGTACGGCCGGGGGAGCGGTGGCCCGCTGCGACCTGCGCCCTGCCCGGCCGGCTATCCCGGCGGGCCGGCCGGCGAGGCGGTCACGTTCGCCTGCGCCCAGATCGGCAAGCCGTACTCCTGGGGTGCCGAGGGGCCGAACGCGTACGACTGCTCCGGGCTGATGCTGGCCTCGTGGGCGCGGGCCGGGGTGGCGCTGCCGCACAACGCGGCGCGGCAGCGTCAGGTCACCGCCTCGGTCAGCCGCAGCGCGCTGCGCCCGGGCGACCTCGTCTTCTACTACCGGGACCTGCACCACGTCGGCATGTACGTCGGTGGTGGCTGGGTGGTGCACGCCTCCCGCGCGGGTCAGCCGGTGAAGATGAAGCGGCTGGACGGCAGCCCCATCCACAGCTTCGGCCGGCCCGGCTGA
- a CDS encoding LLM class flavin-dependent oxidoreductase yields MTGGVGRRTLAIMRFGIVILPDQRWSVAQHRWRQADEWGFDHAWTYDHLGWRDLVDGPWFDSITTLTAAATVTSRIRLGTLVASPNFRHPAAFVRQVTALDDVSGGRLLLGLGAGGIGFDSAVLGGETLPPRQRVERFAEFTELLDAILRQDGTTWRGDWFAAVDARNNPGCVQAPRVPLVVAANGPRSMRLVSRFGQGWVTTGPGGDDLAEWWAGVAELVARLDSRLDADGRDPASLDRYLSLDSAPVFSLSSAQFFADQVGRAAELGFTDVITHWPRTSSWYAGDEAVLVDVATRLLPELRG; encoded by the coding sequence ATGACCGGGGGCGTCGGTCGCCGTACGCTGGCGATCATGCGGTTTGGCATCGTGATCCTGCCCGATCAGCGCTGGTCGGTGGCCCAGCACCGGTGGCGGCAGGCCGACGAGTGGGGCTTCGACCACGCCTGGACGTACGACCATCTGGGCTGGCGTGACCTGGTGGATGGGCCCTGGTTCGACTCGATCACCACGCTCACCGCCGCCGCGACGGTGACCTCCCGGATCCGGCTCGGCACGCTCGTCGCGTCGCCGAACTTCCGGCATCCGGCCGCCTTCGTCCGGCAGGTGACCGCGCTCGATGATGTCTCCGGTGGGCGGCTGCTGCTGGGGCTCGGCGCGGGTGGCATCGGGTTCGACTCGGCGGTGCTCGGCGGGGAGACGCTTCCGCCACGGCAGCGGGTGGAGCGGTTCGCCGAGTTCACCGAGTTGCTCGACGCGATTCTGCGGCAGGACGGGACGACGTGGCGCGGTGACTGGTTCGCGGCGGTGGACGCGCGCAACAACCCGGGCTGCGTCCAGGCGCCCCGGGTGCCGCTCGTGGTGGCCGCCAACGGTCCCCGGTCGATGCGGCTGGTCAGCCGGTTCGGGCAGGGCTGGGTGACCACCGGTCCCGGCGGCGACGACCTGGCCGAGTGGTGGGCCGGGGTGGCCGAGCTGGTCGCCCGGCTCGACTCGCGGCTCGACGCCGATGGACGGGACCCGGCCAGCCTGGACCGTTACCTCTCGCTGGACTCGGCACCGGTCTTCTCGCTGAGCAGCGCGCAGTTCTTCGCCGACCAGGTCGGCCGCGCGGCGGAGCTGGGGTTCACCGACGTGATCACGCACTGGCCCCGGACGAGCAGCTGGTACGCCGGCGACGAGGCGGTCCTGGTGGACGTCGCCACCCGCCTGCTGCCCGAGCTGCGCGGCTGA
- a CDS encoding pyridoxamine 5'-phosphate oxidase family protein, with translation MASWSEFAADEPRLANGIRLLMQQYGPGFGYLATVRADGGPRVHPVSPVITDDGLFCFVIDSPKRRDLERDGRYALHSFPPEESDDEAYVAGRARPVTDDATVARLALAARAAPHADWRLFEFTVDVAMLARHGHAGAGGPSEPAVRPAVQVWLDPSGTVPEAVRPAPARLGRHHRRAA, from the coding sequence ATGGCTTCCTGGTCCGAATTCGCCGCTGACGAGCCTCGACTCGCCAACGGGATCCGCCTTCTCATGCAGCAGTACGGCCCGGGCTTCGGCTACCTGGCCACGGTCCGCGCCGACGGCGGGCCCCGGGTGCACCCGGTCTCCCCGGTGATCACCGACGACGGTCTCTTCTGCTTCGTGATCGACTCGCCGAAGCGGCGCGATCTGGAACGCGACGGGCGCTACGCGCTGCACTCGTTCCCGCCGGAGGAGAGCGACGACGAGGCATACGTCGCCGGCCGCGCCCGGCCCGTGACCGACGATGCCACCGTCGCCCGCCTGGCCCTCGCGGCACGGGCCGCGCCGCACGCCGACTGGCGGCTCTTCGAGTTCACGGTCGACGTGGCGATGCTCGCCCGGCACGGGCACGCCGGTGCCGGTGGGCCGAGCGAGCCGGCGGTCCGGCCGGCCGTCCAGGTCTGGCTCGATCCGTCCGGCACCGTCCCGGAGGCCGTCCGTCCGGCACCGGCCCGCCTGGGCAGGCACCACCGCCGCGCGGCCTGA
- a CDS encoding septal ring lytic transglycosylase RlpA family protein: protein MAGRHSRTRRITSPAALTASAVVAVALAVGGTVGAVRLTAGPEPVRPAAIDLSPTIAASDLPTGAPTESPSASATPSPTASATPSPTASRTAQAPSRSKERTASPTPKPTATKTTARPVVDTGSCGASFYWQGQMTANGETFNPEQLTAAHKTLPFNTKVRVTNPSNGKSVTVRINDRGPFIDGRCLDLSRAAFAEIASLDLGHIEVRYEVLG, encoded by the coding sequence GTGGCTGGTAGGCACTCCCGTACCCGCAGGATCACCTCGCCGGCCGCGCTGACGGCCAGCGCCGTGGTGGCCGTCGCCCTCGCCGTCGGGGGCACCGTCGGTGCCGTACGGCTGACCGCCGGTCCGGAGCCGGTGCGGCCGGCGGCGATCGACCTCTCGCCCACCATCGCCGCGAGCGACCTGCCGACCGGCGCACCGACCGAGTCGCCGAGTGCCAGCGCGACGCCGAGCCCGACGGCGAGCGCGACGCCGAGCCCGACCGCGAGCCGCACCGCGCAGGCGCCGTCGCGCAGCAAGGAGCGTACGGCCAGCCCGACGCCGAAGCCGACGGCCACGAAGACGACGGCCCGGCCGGTGGTGGACACCGGCTCCTGCGGCGCGTCCTTCTACTGGCAGGGGCAGATGACCGCCAACGGCGAGACGTTCAACCCGGAGCAGTTGACGGCCGCCCACAAGACGCTGCCCTTCAACACCAAGGTGCGGGTGACCAACCCGAGCAACGGCAAGTCCGTCACCGTACGCATCAATGATCGGGGCCCGTTCATCGACGGGCGCTGCCTGGACCTGTCGCGGGCGGCGTTCGCGGAGATCGCCTCGCTCGACCTCGGTCACATCGAGGTCCGGTACGAGGTGCTCGGCTGA
- a CDS encoding phosphoribosyltransferase family protein, which yields MPAELRKRLVDLFGWIDPGPGATHLVSDISGWWRDPATLAALGPALVAPFRAARPTVVVSPAVTGFLLGPLAATALGVGFVAAHKPGDGRLPAGPLTWAQSPPDFRGRQVDLAIHDRHLGPGDRALVVDDWVATAAQVRAIYEICAARGAEPVGTATIVATCPPPVAEELRIIPLLTPTDLPT from the coding sequence ATGCCCGCCGAACTGAGAAAACGCCTGGTCGACCTCTTCGGATGGATCGATCCCGGTCCGGGCGCGACCCACCTGGTCAGCGACATCTCCGGCTGGTGGCGCGACCCCGCGACGCTCGCCGCGCTGGGCCCCGCGCTGGTCGCGCCGTTCCGGGCGGCCCGGCCCACCGTGGTCGTCTCCCCGGCCGTCACCGGGTTCCTCCTCGGGCCGCTGGCGGCCACCGCGCTCGGCGTGGGCTTCGTGGCGGCGCACAAGCCGGGCGACGGGCGACTGCCCGCCGGGCCGCTGACCTGGGCGCAGAGCCCACCCGACTTCCGCGGGCGGCAGGTCGACCTCGCCATCCACGACCGGCACCTCGGCCCCGGCGACCGGGCACTGGTGGTGGACGACTGGGTCGCCACCGCCGCCCAGGTACGCGCCATCTACGAGATCTGCGCGGCCCGCGGCGCCGAGCCGGTAGGCACCGCCACCATAGTCGCCACCTGCCCACCCCCAGTGGCCGAGGAGCTACGAATAATCCCCCTCCTAACCCCCACCGACCTCCCCACCTAG
- a CDS encoding DinB family protein, with protein sequence MTRSEQLAEQLDWYWRKNLRPRLEGLTDEEYFWEPVGGCWSIRPRGTSAASMSEGSGGWTMDYVFPGPVPAPVTTIAWRLAHIIVSCLGYRVGWYFGGQDVDSETFAYAGTADEALKQLDEMYGKWNAGVRDLSDADLENPPTVGPERFPMESRILHVNRELIHHGAEISLLRDLYRWQDGAVPSRPGPARQSGP encoded by the coding sequence GTGACAAGAAGCGAGCAGCTCGCGGAGCAGTTGGACTGGTACTGGCGCAAGAACCTGCGGCCACGGCTGGAGGGTCTTACCGACGAGGAGTACTTCTGGGAGCCGGTGGGCGGCTGTTGGAGTATCCGCCCACGGGGCACGTCGGCCGCATCGATGTCGGAAGGTTCGGGGGGATGGACGATGGACTACGTGTTCCCTGGTCCGGTGCCGGCGCCAGTGACCACGATTGCCTGGCGGCTGGCGCACATTATCGTCTCGTGTCTGGGCTATCGGGTCGGATGGTACTTCGGCGGCCAGGACGTCGACTCCGAGACATTCGCCTACGCGGGGACCGCTGACGAGGCGCTGAAACAGCTCGACGAGATGTATGGGAAATGGAACGCGGGGGTTCGCGACCTCTCGGACGCTGACCTAGAGAATCCTCCCACGGTGGGCCCCGAGCGGTTTCCCATGGAGAGCAGGATCCTGCACGTCAACAGGGAGCTGATCCATCACGGCGCCGAGATTTCCCTGCTGCGCGACCTCTACCGCTGGCAGGACGGAGCCGTACCGAGCCGGCCCGGCCCCGCACGTCAAAGCGGGCCTTGA
- a CDS encoding C40 family peptidase — MPVATMPLHRHAPGRSRPGGLRRAARQLVVLVAAAAVGAGLLAAPAYAEPSVDEIEAQIDKQWQKLEPTIEQYNKVRAQLRVNRQKSADLQKKIQPLALESELAMNRVADLASRYYITGPSQELGAVLLNAKPDELGEQMALLDRLAAQERRELDGVMKIRKKYDDQKAKLDALIADQEAKEKQLAAKKKQIDGEIKRLERSLPVTTVKTTNCPTINGVVSAAARTAIKTACEQVGKPYVWGATGPNSFDCSGLTQYAYKAAGIYLTHYTGAQWNEGKAISRADARPGDLVFFRSDVSHVGIYLGNNQMVHAARAGKPVNVSPITTMPVAGFRRPG, encoded by the coding sequence CTGCCGGTGGCAACCATGCCCCTTCATCGTCATGCGCCGGGACGATCCCGTCCGGGCGGGCTGCGCAGGGCCGCCCGCCAACTGGTCGTTCTGGTCGCCGCCGCCGCGGTCGGTGCCGGCCTGCTCGCCGCCCCCGCGTACGCCGAGCCCTCGGTCGACGAGATCGAGGCGCAGATCGACAAGCAGTGGCAGAAGCTGGAGCCCACCATCGAGCAGTACAACAAGGTGCGCGCTCAGCTGAGGGTCAACCGGCAGAAGTCGGCGGACCTGCAGAAGAAGATCCAGCCGCTGGCCCTGGAATCCGAGCTGGCGATGAACCGGGTGGCCGATCTCGCTTCCCGCTACTACATCACCGGCCCGTCCCAGGAACTCGGCGCGGTGCTGCTCAACGCGAAGCCCGACGAGCTCGGCGAGCAGATGGCCCTCCTCGACCGGCTCGCCGCGCAGGAGCGTCGAGAGCTTGATGGCGTCATGAAGATCCGGAAGAAGTACGACGACCAGAAGGCCAAGCTCGACGCGTTGATCGCCGACCAGGAGGCGAAGGAAAAGCAACTGGCGGCGAAGAAGAAGCAGATCGACGGCGAGATCAAGCGGCTTGAGCGGTCGTTGCCGGTGACCACGGTGAAGACCACCAACTGCCCGACCATCAACGGTGTCGTCAGCGCCGCGGCGCGGACCGCCATCAAGACGGCGTGCGAGCAGGTCGGCAAGCCGTACGTCTGGGGAGCCACCGGGCCGAACTCGTTCGACTGCTCGGGCCTGACCCAGTACGCGTACAAGGCCGCCGGCATCTACCTCACCCACTACACCGGTGCCCAGTGGAACGAGGGCAAGGCCATCTCCCGGGCCGACGCCCGCCCCGGCGATCTCGTCTTCTTCCGCAGCGACGTGAGCCACGTCGGGATCTATCTGGGCAACAACCAGATGGTCCACGCGGCACGGGCCGGCAAGCCGGTCAACGTCTCTCCGATCACGACCATGCCGGTGGCCGGCTTCCGTCGCCCCGGCTGA
- a CDS encoding alpha/beta hydrolase, which produces MADRRAVLIPGRGYDTRYPLFLYLGEALRRVGFGLHGISWQVPDDFDIDTIGRWVCDQVAPTLTERTDLLVGKSLGSLAAPLAARHGLPAVWLTPLLHRGEVIDALRRATAPFILVGGTADSSWDGSVARRLTPHVLEIPGADHALMVPGPLAHSAEALGQVCTTVETFVR; this is translated from the coding sequence ATGGCGGACCGACGTGCGGTGCTCATCCCGGGACGCGGGTACGACACCCGCTACCCCCTCTTCCTCTACCTGGGTGAGGCGCTGCGCCGGGTCGGTTTCGGGCTGCACGGGATCTCCTGGCAGGTACCGGACGACTTCGACATCGACACCATCGGCAGGTGGGTGTGCGACCAGGTCGCCCCCACCCTGACCGAGCGGACGGACCTGCTGGTCGGCAAGTCGCTCGGCTCGCTCGCCGCGCCGCTCGCGGCCCGTCATGGGCTGCCCGCCGTCTGGCTCACCCCGCTGCTGCACCGTGGCGAGGTGATCGACGCGCTACGCCGGGCCACCGCGCCGTTCATCCTGGTCGGCGGCACCGCGGACTCGTCCTGGGACGGCTCGGTCGCCCGCCGGTTGACCCCGCACGTGCTGGAGATCCCGGGCGCCGACCACGCCCTCATGGTGCCCGGCCCCCTGGCCCACTCCGCCGAGGCCCTAGGCCAGGTCTGCACCACAGTAGAAACCTTCGTCCGCTAG
- a CDS encoding DUF6036 family nucleotidyltransferase gives MSVDDPLLDRAAIEDAFRRLGDRLARRGVVADLYIFGGAAMALAYDARRATRDIDAVFQPHGVVLDEARAVADELGLPRWWLNEQASAYVAPGGDATAPRVFDHPGLRVAAASAEHLLAMKVLAARRRDADDIRFLVDHLRLTSVEEVLGLCADIFPEEEVPGRARLVLDDVFDGL, from the coding sequence GTGAGCGTCGATGATCCGCTATTGGACCGTGCCGCGATCGAGGACGCTTTCCGGCGGCTCGGGGACCGGCTGGCAAGGCGAGGCGTGGTTGCGGATCTGTACATCTTCGGTGGGGCCGCCATGGCTCTGGCCTACGACGCACGGCGGGCGACCCGCGACATTGATGCCGTGTTCCAGCCGCACGGGGTAGTGCTCGACGAGGCCCGAGCCGTCGCCGACGAACTCGGCCTGCCGCGCTGGTGGCTCAACGAACAGGCGAGTGCCTACGTCGCTCCCGGCGGCGACGCGACAGCGCCTCGCGTATTCGATCATCCCGGCCTGCGGGTCGCGGCAGCGTCTGCGGAACACCTGTTGGCTATGAAGGTGCTTGCCGCACGTCGTCGGGACGCCGACGACATCCGTTTTCTGGTTGACCACCTTAGGTTGACCAGCGTCGAAGAGGTCCTCGGTCTGTGTGCGGACATCTTCCCCGAGGAGGAGGTTCCGGGCCGGGCAAGACTCGTACTCGACGACGTTTTCGACGGTCTGTAG
- a CDS encoding PP2C family protein-serine/threonine phosphatase yields the protein MLSDVRTQLLQPGRGPLSPGSRAGLGAALILLAIVSAVELADGRATNYIALMVAAPFLAAALASWRIVLGVGAAASVLGAAFAMAERTVSLSTAVAVAGIAMGTGIAAAVASVRQRQAEQIAELSKLATVAQQAVLRPLGPRVGALSVAGRYISSTATAEIGGDLYEAIDTPYGVRMIIGDVRGKGLEAVRLASIVLGSYRHVAYERADLRAVVTDLDRAVARNVGDEDFVTAALVEERGGTLTIVNCGHPAPLLLRRGAVIPLEPPAPAPPLGFMPVVRPRVERLEPGDRLLLFTDGLGEARRDGEFFPTADRAWRLLGHGTVADGLASLETALVEWVHGRLDDDIALVLMEYTGSPGGATVAVPSWEVGATEG from the coding sequence ATGCTGTCGGATGTACGCACGCAACTCCTCCAGCCGGGCCGTGGCCCGCTGAGCCCCGGATCCCGCGCCGGCCTCGGCGCGGCCCTCATCCTGCTCGCGATCGTCTCGGCGGTCGAGTTGGCGGACGGCCGCGCGACGAACTACATCGCGCTGATGGTGGCCGCCCCGTTCCTGGCCGCGGCGCTGGCCTCCTGGCGGATCGTGCTCGGCGTCGGCGCCGCCGCCTCCGTGCTGGGCGCGGCCTTCGCCATGGCCGAACGGACCGTCTCGCTCTCCACCGCCGTCGCCGTGGCCGGCATCGCGATGGGTACCGGTATCGCGGCGGCGGTGGCGTCGGTACGGCAACGACAGGCGGAGCAGATCGCCGAGTTGTCGAAGCTCGCGACGGTGGCGCAGCAGGCGGTGCTGCGACCGCTCGGCCCGCGGGTGGGCGCGCTGTCGGTGGCCGGTCGCTACATCTCGTCGACGGCCACCGCGGAGATCGGCGGCGACCTGTACGAGGCGATCGACACGCCGTACGGCGTACGCATGATCATCGGTGACGTGCGTGGCAAGGGCCTGGAGGCGGTCCGGCTGGCGAGCATCGTGCTCGGTTCGTACCGGCACGTCGCGTACGAGCGGGCCGACCTGCGGGCCGTCGTGACGGACCTGGACCGGGCGGTGGCCCGCAACGTGGGTGACGAGGACTTCGTCACCGCGGCGCTGGTGGAGGAGCGGGGCGGCACGCTCACCATCGTCAACTGTGGACACCCGGCCCCGCTGCTGCTGCGCCGTGGTGCGGTGATCCCCCTCGAACCGCCGGCACCGGCGCCCCCGCTGGGCTTCATGCCGGTGGTCCGGCCACGGGTGGAGCGGCTGGAGCCGGGCGACCGCCTGCTGCTGTTCACCGACGGGCTCGGCGAGGCGCGGCGGGACGGCGAGTTCTTCCCCACCGCCGACCGGGCCTGGCGGCTGCTCGGGCACGGCACGGTCGCCGACGGATTGGCCTCGCTGGAGACCGCGCTGGTCGAGTGGGTGCACGGCCGGCTCGACGACGACATCGCGCTGGTGCTGATGGAGTACACGGGCTCACCGGGCGGTGCGACGGTGGCGGTGCCGAGCTGGGAGGTCGGCGCGACCGAGGGGTGA
- a CDS encoding ASCH domain-containing protein, with protein MWPRIGALRTLALGTPGELRTHLNTLVLARVKTATAGLLDEYAEEGEEVEHVGERLALVDDQDALVGVVEVTGVEVSRFGEVPWDFARAEGEGDRSIEEWRAGHAAYWARAGTPVTGDSRIVCVRFRLVSAGDGGVPTGDLGT; from the coding sequence ATGTGGCCACGGATCGGCGCGCTCCGCACCCTCGCCCTCGGCACCCCGGGCGAACTACGGACGCACCTCAACACCCTCGTGCTGGCCCGCGTGAAGACCGCCACCGCCGGCCTGCTCGACGAGTACGCCGAGGAGGGCGAGGAGGTGGAGCACGTCGGCGAGCGACTCGCCCTCGTTGACGACCAGGACGCCCTGGTGGGCGTGGTCGAGGTGACCGGCGTCGAGGTGAGCCGCTTCGGCGAGGTGCCGTGGGACTTCGCCCGCGCCGAGGGGGAGGGCGACCGCTCGATCGAGGAGTGGCGCGCCGGGCACGCCGCCTACTGGGCCCGCGCCGGCACCCCGGTCACCGGAGACAGCAGGATCGTGTGCGTACGCTTCCGGCTGGTGTCCGCCGGCGACGGCGGCGTGCCCACCGGCGACCTCGGCACGTGA